CTTCTTCTGCCCGGAAATATGCCTTCTTaatgtaattcactcatatatgatatatatatgatgaaaCTGGCTCTGGCTTGCTGAAACTGCAAGTTTAgagcatgtatatatatatacaaaaaatatataaatgtgtGTGTGTGGCTTTGTCAATGAAATAATGATAAAACTTGCTAATACACCTTGACGTATACTACTGGTTACATACATACACAGTACTACACTTAAACAAAGTTCAAAGTAACTAGGTAactaagaaaacatacataaacaAAGTTCAAAGTACATACTACTGGTATTGTTTTCTTTTGTGGTCCCTTGTTTCTTTATATGGTTtaagtgtatgattatgtttattatgtttagTTTTTTGTAATGTGTTCTCATGTAGTATTCTTTGGTCTCCCGAGTTAGTAGTGATTGTTGTAGTTGTTCATATTCTCTCCCCTCATTGTGAAGATGTTTCGACACTCCTTCCCACCAGGTTATACCAGGGATATACTATCAACTTTGGAAATCAAAGATCAAATTTACAAAGAGGTTGTGCAGTCGTCAGTATTTCCTCTGATAGGTGTGTCGGGTTGGGAATTGTTCTTGTATTTGGAAAGGGGATCATTCAATGAAATGTACTGAactataaatgtatatatttgaGTGTTACATGTAGGCCTTGTTTAGACTTTGGATTTGAAGAGGGATAAAAACGAAATATTCTATTTTTTCATGTGTTGAATTGAAtcaataaattaataattgttttttaaaaaaaataaaaacatatatgtaatataattttttaaaatttacaacgattataaatatatacaaaatatatatatattaaaaaaaatcttggaaaacattttcttctattttttcccaTCCATCCAAACAAGACCTTAAtgatttcagaaaaaaaaaactagaactAACTCTAGGACTCTAGAATCGATATTTACTCTCAACATGTACATAGTCCTATTAAATAAACAATGTGTTTAGAatattaaaacaaacacaataacaAAATTATCTAAGTTCAATCATTTTCTAAGTAGTATTCTTTCCTATCCGAtattccatttaaaaaaaatttattttatatatttttctcagTTTATACTACGAAAGAAGTAGAGCATTTAAAGGaataaaaaaaaacgtacaagtgtttCACCAGAGACAGTTCTTTACCTGCCCACTTGGCCTGTGATACAAGGAAAGCATACAACTGTTCATGCCACATTAAAAACCATGCTAAATATTACATACTTAAGGCTATAATTtgcaaatatttttttaaaaaaaacaatatactCGTTCCAAAGTACCTTCGGATGTATCAACGTACTATTTCGGATAACATTTACATCCTTCTGTTGAATTTCAACCAACAAAGTAGACAGTCAAAATTCTTTATGAGATTCTATACATGACTGAGAAATGGGAAAAAACTAGTTAACATTGGCGCTGTTTGCCTCCATAAGTCCATTGCGTATCTGGTCACCAATGTCCCTAATATGACCAGGACCATGGGGTATAAACACAGTCGTGTTATTTGACGAATTGCCAAGGTCTTTAATGGTGTCAAAGTACTGTGTGATCATGATAAGATCCATAACCTCCTTAGCTGAGGTACCTTCAACCTTGTGAGAGAAGTTCACGATGTTCTCTCTCAAGCCATCTGTGATCGCCTGCCTCTGCCTTGCAACACCGACACCTCCTAAGTACTTGGATTCAGCTTCACCTTCTGCTCGTTTGATTTGGAGCACCTTCTCTGCTTCTCCCTTGTATACACTTGCAAGTTGGAGCCTTTGAGCTGTAGAGCATAAGAAGATTCATTACTTGCATACAAAATCGAGAAGCGAACTTTAAAACTCTTTTCCCGGTTGCCAGTTAgtgataaaaattaatatttgataCTCGATTATAATTGAGAACTAATCAACTACCCTATTGCGAGTAATGTCTGTGGTTGAGGGGAATTACTACTTCAGATTGTTCACATATATACCCTAATATTAATTACACTCACAAGCTTTCTATTTGCGCCCTTCAAAATCTGGGATTTTTAAAGTTAGCTAAGAATCCAAAATTTTCTAAAACTCATAACATTAATGTTAGTATCTGTCCGGATGAAAGAGTTGAAAATAATGACCTGCATTAATCTCGTTCATTGCCTTGCGCACATGAGGATCGGGTATAATGTCAACCATTAGTATGTGCTCTATGTTATATCCATATGCCACCATAATCTAATCCAGGGTTAAACAAAGTATAATGTGAGAATCAAATGCCATGCCAAATAAACGGTGTAAAATACACAAAATCACAAATAGAAGGGTACATGAGAACACTTCAAATcaagaatatatatatagttaatgaAATTGACACGGCAACCATACTGAATTTGAATTATTCGAATTGACAGCAATGAGGGCAAAAGCTTTTCCTAATCAAGAAGTTTAGTGCGTTCCTTTCTAGAATAATGACAAGCAAACATGTCCTAGGATGCGACCTGAGAGAACTGATATTTTAgtaaaaataaagtatttttcCTTACAAATTCTTTACACGTCCTTGTCCTGCTATAATTCTTTACATTTTCATTTAGTAAAAAATATAGCAGCATGGTAACATATATGTATGCACCTACTATAGAAacttcaatgttttgttttcaagaGAATGATAGAagaattttcttttaaaaaaatctaaattaagaAAGATAGATTGAAGTTATTACACATTAAATGCACTGTTAAGTTTTTACAATAATACCAAGGATGAAAAACTCTGCCCATACCTTCTCAAGTTCTTCC
This genomic interval from Humulus lupulus chromosome 8, drHumLupu1.1, whole genome shotgun sequence contains the following:
- the LOC133797982 gene encoding hypersensitive-induced response protein 4-like, whose amino-acid sequence is MGNSFCTCVNQANIGVVERWGRFERLAEPGLHFFNPFAGECLAGVLSTRICSLDVRVETKTKDNVFVQLVCSIQYRVVKQNADDAYYELQNPKEQIQSYVFDVVRAIVPRMNLDELFEQKGEVAKSVLEELEKIMVAYGYNIEHILMVDIIPDPHVRKAMNEINAAQRLQLASVYKGEAEKVLQIKRAEGEAESKYLGGVGVARQRQAITDGLRENIVNFSHKVEGTSAKEVMDLIMITQYFDTIKDLGNSSNNTTVFIPHGPGHIRDIGDQIRNGLMEANSANVN